The following are encoded together in the candidate division WOR-3 bacterium genome:
- the clpB gene encoding ATP-dependent chaperone ClpB produces the protein MVLDKFTQKAQQVIIRAKELAEEKKNPEIKPIHILFSLLEDAEGTIFKILKKIGINLEKFQRDVEELLQREPVVNYVTDVYISYETKKVLDSALEWAKQMKDDYAGTEHLFLALFDVSSLKNLFRNYNLTPELFLSGLKDVRGHQRITSPDAEETYEALLKFGRDLTEMAREGKLDPVIGRDEEIRRVIQILSRRTKNNPVLIGEAGVGKTAIVEGLAQRIVKGDVPEKLRDTRIFALDMGALIAGTKYRGEFENRLKAVLKEIKAQEGKIILFIDEVHTVVGAGAAEGAIDAANILKPMLARGELRCIGATTVQEYRKYIEKDKALERRFQPVFVNEPSVEETISILRGLKERYEVHHGVKISDSALVAAAILSKRYIADRFLPDKAIDLVDEAAAKLKMEITSKPTEIDEIERKIWQLDMERISLQSEEDSESRERLKKIEEELAELRKEKQALEEKWQKEREIINQITKIKEEIENTKKEIEKAERVYDLNRAAELKYGKLTKLEKELARLEEEIEKLDKNGKRLLRDVVTAEDIAEVVSSWTGIPVTKLLESEKEKLKKLEEHIHQRLVDQNEAVRLVCEAIRRARVGLKEEKRPIGSFLFLGPTGVGKTELARTLAAVLFDSEDAMIRIDMSEYMEKHTVSRLIGAPPGYVGYEEGGQLTEAVRKRPYSVILFDEIEKAHPDVFNIFLQILDDGRLTDGQGRTVDFKNTIIIMTSNLGTELIREGRISKQELLTLLKRSFRPEFLNRIDEIVVFNPLSYSDVKKIIDIQLNLLKIRLKELGVELEVEEKVKDKIADEGFDKEFGARPLKRTIQRLIENPLAKLLLDEKPRRITVYLENGAIKFKKE, from the coding sequence ATGGTTTTAGACAAATTTACTCAAAAAGCCCAACAAGTAATAATTCGGGCTAAGGAACTTGCTGAGGAAAAGAAAAACCCGGAGATAAAGCCTATCCATATTCTTTTTTCTTTATTAGAAGATGCCGAAGGAACTATATTTAAAATTCTAAAGAAAATTGGGATAAATTTAGAGAAATTCCAAAGAGATGTGGAAGAACTTTTACAAAGAGAGCCGGTAGTGAATTATGTTACTGACGTGTATATTTCCTACGAGACTAAAAAGGTGTTAGACTCTGCCTTAGAATGGGCAAAACAAATGAAGGATGATTATGCTGGTACCGAACATTTATTTCTGGCTCTATTTGATGTTTCTTCTCTTAAAAATCTATTTCGGAATTATAATTTAACGCCGGAATTATTTTTATCTGGTTTAAAAGATGTTAGAGGCCATCAAAGAATTACTTCGCCGGATGCCGAAGAGACTTACGAAGCTTTATTAAAATTTGGTAGGGATTTGACCGAAATGGCAAGAGAAGGAAAACTTGACCCGGTTATTGGTCGAGATGAAGAGATTCGAAGGGTGATTCAGATTTTATCAAGAAGAACAAAAAATAATCCAGTTTTGATTGGTGAAGCCGGTGTTGGCAAAACGGCGATAGTTGAAGGACTTGCTCAAAGAATTGTTAAAGGCGATGTTCCGGAGAAATTAAGAGATACGAGAATTTTTGCTTTAGATATGGGTGCTTTGATTGCTGGTACTAAATATCGAGGAGAATTTGAAAATCGTTTAAAAGCAGTTTTGAAAGAAATAAAAGCCCAAGAGGGGAAAATTATTCTCTTTATTGATGAAGTGCATACGGTTGTTGGTGCTGGTGCTGCGGAAGGAGCAATTGATGCTGCCAATATTTTGAAACCAATGCTTGCCCGAGGCGAATTACGTTGTATCGGTGCGACAACGGTACAGGAATATCGAAAATACATTGAAAAAGATAAGGCATTAGAAAGAAGATTCCAACCGGTATTTGTTAATGAACCCTCAGTAGAAGAGACAATTTCAATTTTAAGAGGGCTAAAAGAAAGATACGAAGTCCATCACGGAGTGAAGATTAGTGATTCGGCTTTAGTGGCAGCAGCAATTTTATCAAAAAGATATATTGCTGATAGATTTTTACCGGATAAAGCAATTGATTTAGTTGATGAAGCAGCAGCCAAGTTAAAAATGGAAATCACTTCTAAACCGACAGAAATTGATGAGATTGAAAGAAAAATTTGGCAATTAGATATGGAGAGGATTTCTCTTCAGTCGGAAGAAGATAGTGAGTCAAGAGAACGCCTTAAAAAAATTGAAGAAGAATTGGCCGAATTGAGAAAAGAGAAACAAGCGTTAGAGGAGAAATGGCAAAAAGAAAGGGAAATTATTAACCAGATTACTAAAATAAAAGAAGAGATTGAAAACACTAAAAAAGAAATTGAAAAGGCAGAGCGGGTTTATGATTTGAATCGGGCAGCCGAATTAAAATATGGAAAATTAACAAAATTGGAAAAAGAATTGGCAAGATTGGAAGAAGAAATTGAAAAATTAGATAAGAATGGAAAGAGATTGTTGAGAGATGTGGTGACTGCTGAAGATATTGCTGAAGTAGTTTCTTCTTGGACAGGGATACCGGTAACGAAACTTTTAGAATCCGAAAAGGAAAAATTAAAGAAATTAGAAGAGCATATTCACCAACGGTTAGTTGATCAGAACGAAGCAGTAAGATTAGTGTGTGAAGCGATAAGAAGGGCAAGAGTTGGGTTAAAAGAAGAAAAAAGGCCCATTGGTTCCTTTCTCTTTTTGGGTCCCACGGGTGTTGGAAAAACTGAGTTGGCAAGAACTTTAGCGGCGGTTTTATTTGATAGTGAAGATGCGATGATTAGGATTGATATGTCCGAATATATGGAAAAACATACAGTTTCTCGTTTAATTGGTGCGCCTCCTGGTTATGTTGGTTATGAAGAAGGTGGTCAATTAACCGAGGCAGTAAGAAAAAGACCTTATTCGGTTATTCTTTTTGACGAGATTGAAAAAGCCCATCCCGATGTTTTTAATATCTTTTTACAAATTTTGGATGATGGGCGACTTACCGATGGTCAAGGAAGAACAGTCGATTTCAAAAATACTATAATTATTATGACTTCTAATTTGGGAACCGAGTTGATAAGAGAGGGGAGGATAAGCAAACAGGAGTTGTTGACTTTATTAAAAAGAAGTTTCCGTCCGGAATTTCTTAATCGGATCGATGAGATTGTTGTTTTCAATCCGCTATCTTACTCCGATGTTAAAAAGATTATTGACATTCAACTAAATTTACTTAAAATTAGATTAAAGGAGTTGGGAGTAGAATTGGAGGTAGAAGAAAAAGTGAAAGATAAAATTGCCGATGAAGGATTTGATAAAGAATTTGGTGCTCGACCATTAAAAAGGACAATCCAAAGACTCATTGAAAATCCGCTTGCCAAATTGCTTCTTGATGAAAAGCCCCGAAGGATAACGGTTTATTTAGAAAATGGCGCAATAAAGTTTAAGAAAGAATAA